TACACATTTATATTACCAAAAACCACttcgattttaaaaaaaaatcgggaCAATGTATGTAGAGAATAACAACATTTCAAACATTAGAAAAATActtacaaaattttcaaaatgtaattttataaactttattaaaatttatatttagaaaattcaaAAGTTCAAAGACTTTAACAAGTTTCCGGTAGTCTGAATTCTTGTTTTGCTCATAGCCGGACGTGATGCGTATAAGGCCCATTGCCACTTGTTCCTTTTTACAGCGCGTGTTTAAtgcattttttttatgtaaggAAAAGACAAATTGTTAGTTAGTAAATCAAGATTGAGAAAAGTCACTGTCTATTATTTCTAgtcccatatatattaatactgaaacatttaaaaaattataacatgtaatttgtactaattaataaaatattatgctGAGTTGACACGTAATTGAAATACTAATTTTGCTTACACGGCGGCttgaaaatcaattgaaaattttgttggtccaaaattaaattgttagaaaatgttatattgtatagtatgtccattatgaaccattcatttataaaattgaaattgTTATAtactctttccttaaataaaagctacgaaataacctaatgtgattaaaatatatatgtcaattaatgattttaaataataaagatttgctaacaatctatatactttctatcatttttttaattatttattattaaaataaattacacaattacattaatcatataataaaaatttagatttttatttgtagatgctgtattttgaatttttcaaaacgagtataaattactaaaactgttaaaagtctcacataaatttttgtgatcaaggtttaattttttttctataatatgatacaatgattataaaatcatatgaataatttttttttatttttataggtgtttatgttaatatatatattgaaaagttaatattttgattttgaaatcttcatttttttaaaaaagattataaattattgaaaccactaaacatttcacattaaaaaaaatcattggtgaaatattttgttacacaaatatgcaaataatcataaaatcatatgactagaaacctcatttaataaatatccatattaaaagtatactatatatatatatattaatatcatttaaatttaaaactatatcatatacgatagataaaattaattgttttgaattatttaccctaaaatgattgtGAGGAAACAAGAGTggtcgtttgatttatatgtacaCGTCAATTgattacataatagtaattgatttcttagttagttaatatataataattattttattatttcataatatgcagaaaaatataaaataagtaataaatataaaatataaaatatttattttgcacaAGGCGCTGATCTTAAcctaaatatgtatcttttttataattttaaatcttaaacattttctaaatttgaggccaaaacaaaataacgaaatgaaaataaaataaaaaatcaatatttgtatcgagcaataaccaaaatgaaaaaacaaaacaaaaatgagaaaaatattgaagatatataagattggcacgtgaacgtaaacttctcataaccataattaacttttaaattgctaaatcatgatataaaaccgagatgacatagtttcattgtaaccaaatagtagaccTGAGATTCTTaagcctaaacgttaggttcttatgcgataagtaattttttgacctaaaatattttttttaatggaatcagctcattagtaaacaaattatgtaattaacaaaaaaaaaattaaaaaattgtttaatggcaaaaaaatattaattgggtcaaaaatataaattttatttttccattcaatatttcttaaataattttcatataaattcaccATGCGCAAGCCGCAAGTTTTATCCTagtaatcattatttttaatcaaattaaaaaaaaaataatttgcacCTTTTAAGTATTTCTGTTACcattttagtaaaaattatttttcaagtgTAGTATGATATTACAGCACACTATGTCACTATGAAAGATGTATGGgaagattttagaaaatttaaatatgaaataaaactaattaacaTAACAAATGAATGGCATGATCGTTGATAAAAAATGAATAGTATGATGTAATTCTGTACACATTCAAGGTTAGTTTATAATATACGAAATTGCCTACACTAGCACGTTTCTAATACTGTCTATATTAACCACATTTAACCTTATTTCTTAAAGACGTAAATAGAAACTTATAAAAtttagggttaattaatctaaacttATGGTTTAGATTTTGAGGGGTGAGGTTATGGAGAGTGGAGTTTTGGAATGTGAgatttaagattttaataaatatataagtaaatactgatttttttaaaaaaaaattaaaaattagatttaaaaataattttcaaatttcaaaacaaaattggaaaaaaacaaaaaaatcgaaaatattttaaaaaaaatcaaaagtattttttttaataaaaaagtttgaatttcaAAACGTATAATTCaagaattataaaaagaaaatttactttaaaaaaataattacttatatttatatatacatataaagcaatgatataatgattttttgcctctttaataaaaaaagtatttgtGAAGATGTCTTTTTAATGAAAGTAAACATGAATTGCAGTACAAAACTTGTGGTAAATTTGAAATTATCCCTTATAATATTGCTGAAGCGTATAAATGATATttggaaaataatattatttgatgaaaaaacaaaacatacacTATTGGTATCTCAATTATTTTGATTCTTGATCTGATTTTGATATCATACTTTTATGTCTCCCACTTGATTAGGTATATAAAGTCCCTCGTTCTTTCTGTCGAATAATAACTAATGAAGTATATTTAATACATTGTAGTGGTTAGAAGATGTATAGGATCGTGTAATCTTGTATTCTTATAGTTTGTTTTAGACGACAACGCGATTTGATATGAGTAGGatgatttcatttatgtttttacaatgaAAAGCATATATTCCTTAAATcgtattttaaaacaacagttaGATGTTATTACATCTTTTAATTTAATTCCATTTATATACATTGTATGCTTATGTTAACTCACATCTTCAAGAGAAAAagtataatatgtttttttttgtaaaagataaAGTATAATATGTTGGCATGTTGCAATATGACAGATTCTAAAACTGTATTTAGAAAAGTCAattttatctatactattactTAGGAAATGATTTAGCTTATTTGTCGTGATTTCCATGATAActctatattaaaatatgttttaaaaattatagtatatatatcgGTAAAATaagttaatgtttattaattatcttaaatatcatgataaatatatatattaacataaaaatttattaattatactataagctgagtcattaatttattaatagtcaAATTGGCGTACCTGTGTTCCATGACTAagttaaaacctaataaaaacatgacaaataaacaaaattgactaaaatcatggaaaacatgacaaataagcaaaatcaaaataattatatatctaattacatattttatagttatattatttaaattaataaattatggactcaactaaaaactattataaattaatgactcagcttaaacctaattaaaacatgacaaataaacaaaattacctaaaatcatggaaatcaTCATAAATAAGCTaaataaattcataaataatagtatagattaattaatattatcatcatatcatctggatgtcaaaaaaaaaaaaagtaaaatgaaATTGATGTTTGCTGCTAAAAAGTAATTTCGtattatgcattaatatatcatcatcatctgacaAATAAATCGTGCTCAAAggccagttaaaaaaaaaggtgcTCAAACTTGTTATGATAATGTTCACGTTTTAGAATTTTGTGGTAAGAGATTCCTTTTCTAATAAACTGGTattaatatgaatatgaatcatGACTACATCAATTTATTCGGCAAATTAAAAGAATAATCAAATCAACGATACTAGCTTTTCTGCTTCAACTCAGCTCCACATGATATTCAGTTCAACTCAGCTCCGCATGATATTCAGAACCTATAAAGCAGTTCAAACTAATTAGTATTAAATAGAAGTGCAGCTCACTTGTTTGAGATATTAAACAGttcaaaaaataatcaaatcaatctttgagatatttatttttctttgggaACAGATatgatattaataattaaacatgATTAAACGTGTTTGATGTTAAACTATAGTGTGGTTTATAGAAGTCGTTGATGTATGTTTGACATATGATTAACGTTGGAAGGGTCTAATTACAAAGTATAAAAGTCGTTGATACAAAGTCTCTAACTACGCAacacaaataaatcaaacacgTGACACAGGAAGATTAATTAGACATAGACTCAGCACAGGTGAACGTATTATAGGGAGAAGGGTTTGGAGGATCATTAACTTGAGCCACGCCTTCAAGCATCTGTGTTACGTTTCTCATGTTAGGCCTCTTCCCTGGCTCTTCTTGTATACACCATATCCCTATTTTCACATATCTCTCCACCAAGTCCATATTGTCTAATGCCTCTAAATCTTCTTTGATTAGATCTTTCAACCTCCTTTGTCGGAAACAGTCGTACGCCCAATCTATAAGAATCACATTATCCTCTAGATCAACAGCTTTCTTGCAGCACACGATTTCCAAAAGCATGACTCCGTAGCTATAGACATCGACTTTGGATGTAATGGGACTGTTCCTGAACCACTCTGTCGCCACATAACCCTTTGTTCCGCGGATGTTGGTGAGCGTATGCGTTTGGTTTATCATCAGAAGCTTGGCTAAACCAAAATCCGAGATCCGAGGATTGTTATGCTCGTCTAGAAGAATGTTCTGCGGTTTTATATCGCAATGTATGATCTGCTCGCTGCACTCTTCGTGTAGATACAAGATCCCACGTGCAACCTCAACCGCGATTCTCCTTCTATCTTCCCAGCTAGGTCTTGGACGCCTGAAGAGAAAACCGGCTAACGTCCCATTAGGTAAGAGCTCGTAAACGATCAAACGGCTCTGCCCTTCGTCGCAGAAGCCAATTAGCTTCACTAGGTTCTTGTGGTGGATCTGACCAATCACTTTGACCTCATTCTTGAACTCTTTCTCGCTTTCTTGCGCAACACGGTCTAGTTTCTTGACAGCCACGTTGACTTCAGAATCACCTGAAACTTTTAAAACTCCTTTGTACACGATCCCGAACGCTCCTCTTCCGAGCTCTTCCACGAAATCTCCTGTAGCCACCACGAGATCTCTGTACGTAAAGACTCTCAGATTCAAGTCAGTAGCCGTAGCAGCACCACTATATCTtctttggttcggttttttcgccatcctcttcttgtttctgttCATATAAAGCAATATGAAGTTCACCAAAGCTGAAGTTCCAAGCAGAACAGAACAAGTGATGATCAACCAGTCACGGCCTTTGCCTCTTCGTCCAGTATTTGGAACACCCGCAGTGAGTTTTCGAACCTTAATGAAAGTATCGCTTCCACCGGTCGGAGATCTGTGACCATAAGACAAGggaaacttcttcttccaacaaATTGTTCTGAAAACAACCGCAGCACAGAAACAGTCGTTAAGACAAGAAGCTTTACATCTTTCTTCATCGTAGTTTGAGTACTTCTTGTAATCACCAGACGGCCAATTAGTCTTCTCCAAAGTAACAAACTCGTAGAGACTTACATCAGTTTGGTTACTCTTCGCTCCACAACTATGCATCTCAAAATCTGGCTTGCAATCACCATAGCTATCACTAGGATCACTCAACACAAACCTCTCAGGACATTGACATCTTGGCCTTTGGTTATCTCCTAAACTGCATATATTATTAAACCCACAAGCCAAGTTCCCAACCTCGTTAGCAGCAAGGTCCGTTCCAAAGCCTTTTGCGCATATATTCTCAGGCTGAGACCAAGCCCATCTCCACCCACCATCTCCTCCCTTGGGATGGTAGTACTGAGCAAAAACACCGTCGAAATGTAGAACAGCACGGTGGTAGAAGTCTTTAGAAGATACGGGAACGTCTTCTTTGAGATAGAATCTCGAGTTGTTCCTTTGAAGAATATACATGTAGCCTGACTCGTTGAAAACTAGCTGAGTCCCGGGGTTTTGATTCTTTGTGTTACTTGCGTAGTACGCAAAGTTTATATCGGATTCTAAAAGCGTCTCGGGGTTGAGAGTGAGAAGCCGTAGATCTCCATCGTTACCTAGATGTAGTCTGTATCTTCCTTTGCTGAAGCTTGTCTCCGTCAGGCGAGATGAGAGGTTCCTTCCAACTTCCATGCCctgcatcatcatcaacatccaATGGCGGAGGGAGAAATTTTTGTGACATGggtcaatataaatataaacattaaatattatGCTTTACAAACATATCAAGTGCAATAACAAGAAGCTGAATCTGTATCACGGGGGTCATACGTACGtagcataaattaaaatacTCCACTATACACCACTAATTAACTATGTAAACACCAACAAAATAAAAGTCATGTGGGTCAAGTGACCCCCCCTCCCAATGAATTGGCTCCGCCACTCTCAACATCGATCCTTAACATACAGCTTTTGACGACGAGAGTATAAAGGAGACTTATGATATTAGTTTACGTAATTGAATTGTGTCAAACTTAATGTCTAGTGTTTATGAGATAAGCTTTGTCCCGTTATTTGTTGCAGATGTTATTTATATCAATAATAGTTTTGTAAAATTGTAATTAAACGTctttaaaaatcaaaaccaattggTAATGAATGCATGCATTGATATCTTCTAAAACAATTTGAAACGCATGCATGGAGTATTACTCTAGTTTTAATCttattttgtttaagttttagTTGTGTAATTCCTAATAAGTTCacaatcttttatatatatatatatatattttttttttatttatttatttaaagtaAACAGTCTATATGTTCATGTTTTATCTAATGGGAAAATGACATTCTAACTTGTAAACACGCAGACAAAAACAAAATGCTATATTCAGGTAGAGGTAATATCTGAGATTGCATAACAAAGATTAAAGTACCTGAGTAGGTAACAGAGTGTCGGTAGGATTTGCGAAGCTAGACCACAAAAACTCGCCGGAATCTTCTGTTGTTTCGCTTAACAGACCGAAGTTTCCAGCGTCATTTATGCGCCCTTGAGAAACAGAGCCATTACTTGGAGGAAGTGAAGAACTCCAGAGCTGTTGACCTCGAGGGTCAGTCAGAACCAAACCACGATCTGCGGTTAGTGTAACGTTCGAACCAGCAGGGACGAGGCCGGTTGTCGTATTGACTGCTTGTGCATGCCACACGATGGTTTTGTCAGGAATCTTGTCGAACCAAACGGAGAGAGTGAAACCATCGTTAGGTTGGATCTTGCGGAACCCGAAAGCAAAGTCACCGGAAGGGGAACGCCATGAGCTAGAGAATTGTTGGGACTCTGAAGCTGTGAGAGATTCTCCGACAGGAATAGATCCATTTATGATGTTCTGAGATGAAACTGTCAAGATAACACAAAGTGTTTGTAGTTGCAGGACAAGAAAAATATGGATTATCGAACACGAGAGGAATCCCATTTTGGTGAGGCAAAGATCATGagattatatgtatatatatagatgaatCCCATTTTTCTGAAGCAAATAATgagattatatttattatttttatatggttttaAATTGATTTGGTCGTTACTATTGAACGTAGAAAAAGTGTAGGAAGACTTGCTGAATGGTTTTTTTTGGTTGAGAGTCAATGGAGCAGATTTTGAAGAGTCAACTGAGCTTTTTTTTATCCATACAGCTCTGAATATGTGCTCAGACTCTATAGAGTCTTTTAACGTGTGGAATAAACTGCGTACAAGTGTGTGGTTATTGTAGTTTGTATGTTTAATAAGACATTTCTCAATTGTAAACGTAAATGACTTTTGCTTCCCTAGGTTTTCTGAATAGCAAAAGATATTATCTTTATCTATATAAGTTGGGATATCAAATGCAAAGCTTAAACTAATCATCCTGTTAATGGAAAAGTCGTATTTTCTTACCAACcactattatataaaattaagagaCATCAATCATGATCTTTTCAACTTTACTATTGTAACACCAGTAAATACTTGAGACTAACAGGTCAATAATGTATTATATTTGtgtgtttcaatttttttttttgttgtatatgGTATTTGGTATTATGCAACTTCTTTAAATAAATGATGTGCATCATCAAAGataataacatatattaaaaaaaaaaaaaaaaagataataacaAGATGTTGATCCTTTGAAATGTAACTCATTTTTGTGATTCACATTTTCC
Above is a window of Brassica napus cultivar Da-Ae unplaced genomic scaffold, Da-Ae ScsIHWf_450;HRSCAF=686, whole genome shotgun sequence DNA encoding:
- the LOC125575702 gene encoding G-type lectin S-receptor-like serine/threonine-protein kinase RLK1, which translates into the protein MGFLSCSIIHIFLVLQLQTLCVILTVSSQNIINGSIPVGESLTASESQQFSSSWRSPSGDFAFGFRKIQPNDGFTLSVWFDKIPDKTIVWHAQAVNTTTGLVPAGSNVTLTADRGLVLTDPRGQQLWSSSLPPSNGSVSQGRINDAGNFGLLSETTEDSGEFLWSSFANPTDTLLPTQGMEVGRNLSSRLTETSFSKGRYRLHLGNDGDLRLLTLNPETLLESDINFAYYASNTKNQNPGTQLVFNESGYMYILQRNNSRFYLKEDVPVSSKDFYHRAVLHFDGVFAQYYHPKGGDGGWRWAWSQPENICAKGFGTDLAANEVGNLACGFNNICSLGDNQRPRCQCPERFVLSDPSDSYGDCKPDFEMHSCGAKSNQTDVSLYEFVTLEKTNWPSGDYKKYSNYDEERCKASCLNDCFCAAVVFRTICWKKKFPLSYGHRSPTGGSDTFIKVRKLTAGVPNTGRRGKGRDWLIITCSVLLGTSALVNFILLYMNRNKKRMAKKPNQRRYSGAATATDLNLRVFTYRDLVVATGDFVEELGRGAFGIVYKGVLKVSGDSEVNVAVKKLDRVAQESEKEFKNEVKVIGQIHHKNLVKLIGFCDEGQSRLIVYELLPNGTLAGFLFRRPRPSWEDRRRIAVEVARGILYLHEECSEQIIHCDIKPQNILLDEHNNPRISDFGLAKLLMINQTHTLTNIRGTKGYVATEWFRNSPITSKVDVYSYGVMLLEIVCCKKAVDLEDNVILIDWAYDCFRQRRLKDLIKEDLEALDNMDLVERYVKIGIWCIQEEPGKRPNMRNVTQMLEGVAQVNDPPNPSPYNTFTCAESMSN